From one Chanodichthys erythropterus isolate Z2021 chromosome 3, ASM2448905v1, whole genome shotgun sequence genomic stretch:
- the LOC137006572 gene encoding zinc finger protein 568-like: MKMEFNKEETEDITMVFIKEETEDIKTEFIKEESEEIKIEETFSVKHEDTEEQTDLMELKEMSHELIEKQEEEEHYYKHHDFITGERSTQASSQKRAQKTGTKSFFPCQQCGKSFSQKGHLNVHMRIHTGEKPYTCQQCGQSFSQKGNLIGHMRIHTGEKPFTCQQCGQSFSQKGNLIGHMRIHTGEKFYTCQECEKSFSRKGKLENHMRIHTGDKPFTCQQCGQSFRHKESLKVHMRIHTGEEPYTCLQCGKSFTREDNLIVHIRVHTGEKPFTCQQCGQSFRHKGSLIDHMEIHTGEKPYTCQQCGKSFTREKTLKVHMRIHTGEKPFSCQQCGQSFTHKGSLKVHMRIHTGEIPFTCQQCGKSFTRKESLKDHVRIHTGEKPFTCQQCGQSFRHKRSLKDHMEIHTGENLYTCQQCGKSFNRKRRLENHMRIHTGEKPFTCQQCGKSFGHKKHLKVHMRIHTGEKPYTCQECGKSFRHKETLKVHMRTHTGENLYICQECGKSFNRKGTLEIHMRIHTGEKH, translated from the exons ATGAAGATGGAGTTTAATAAAGAGGAGACAGAGGACATAACGAtggtgtttattaaagaggagactgaagacataaagactgagtttattaaagaggagtctgaagaaataaagattgaagaaacattcagtgtgaaacatgaagatactgaggaacaaacag ACCTAATGGAACTGAAAGAGATGAGTCATGAACTTATTGAAAAGCAAGAAGAGGAAGAACATTATTATAAACATCATGATTTCATAACTGGGGAAAGATCAACACAGGCTTCCTCAcaaaaaagagctcaaaagactGGAACTAAAAGTTTTTTCCCCTGtcaacaatgtggaaagagtttcagtcaaaaggGACACCTTaatgtccacatgagaattcacactggagaaaaaccttatacctgccaacaatgtggacagagtttcagtcaaaaggGAAACCTTATAGGccacatgaggattcacactggagaaaagccgtttacctgccaacagtgtggacagagtttcagtcaaaaggGTAACCTTATAGGccacatgaggattcacactggagaaaagttttacacctgtcaagagtgtgaaaagagtttcaGTAGAAAAGGAAAACTTGAAaaccacatgagaattcacactggagataaacctttcacctgccaacaatgtggacagagtttcagaCATAAAGAaagccttaaagtccacatgagaattcacactggagaggaGCCTTACACCTGTctacagtgtggaaagagtttcacacgtGAAGACAACCTTATAGTCCACAtcagagttcacactggagagaaacctttcacctgccaacaatgtggacagagtttcagaCATAAAGGTAGCCTTATAGACCACATGgaaattcacactggagaaaagccttacacctgccaacagtgtggaaagagtttcacacgtGAAAAAacccttaaagtccacatgagaattcacactggagagaaacctttctcctgccaacaatgtggacagagtttcacacataaaggaagccttaaagttcacatgagaattcacactggagagatacctttcacctgccaacaatgtggaaagagtttcacacgtAAAGAAAGCCTTAAAGACCAtgtgagaattcacactggagaaaagcctttcacctgccaacaatgtggacagagtttcagaCATAAAAGAAGCCTTAAAGACCACATGgaaattcacactggagaaaatcTTTACACctgtcaacagtgtggaaaaagtttcaataGAAAAAGAAGACTTGAAaaccacatgagaattcatactggagagaaacctttcacctgccaacaatgtggaaagagtttcggACATAAAAAACACCTTAAagttcacatgagaattcatactggagagaagccttacacctgtcaagagtgtggaaagagtttcagacatAAAGAAacccttaaagtccacatgagaactcacactggagaaaatcTTTACATCTgtcaagagtgtggaaagagtttcaatagaAAAGGAACACTTGaaatccacatgagaattcacactggagaaaaacattaA